The stretch of DNA GGCCAAGGCCAACGCCCCCGCGATCATCTTCATCGACGAGATCGACGCCGTCGGCCGCCACCGCGGCGCCGGCATGGGCGGCGGGCACGACGAGCGCGAGCAGACCCTCAACCAGATGCTGGTCGAGATGGACGGCTTCGACGTCAAGGGCGGCGTCATCCTCATCGCCGCCACCAACCGGCCCGACATCCTCGACCCGGCGCTGCTGCGCCCCGGCCGCTTCGACCGGCAGGTCGTCGTGGACCGCCCGGACATGGACGGCCGCCGCGACATCCTCAAGGTCCACGCCAAGGGCAAGCCCATGGCGGACGACGTCGACTTCAACGTCATCGCCCGCCAGACCGCCGGGATGACCGGCGCCGACCTGGCCAACGTCATCAACGAGGGCGCCCTCCTGTCCGCGCGCGCCGACCGGAACGTCATCACCCACGCCGTCCTGGAGGAGGCGATCGAACGGGTCATGGCCGGTCCCGAGCGCAAGACCCGGGTGATGTCCGACCGGGAGAAGAAGGTCATCGCCTACCACGAGGGCGGCCACGCCCTGGTGGGCCACGCGCTGCCCAACTCCGACCCGGTGCACAAGATCACCATCCTGCCGCGCGGCCGGGCCCTGGGCTACACGATGTCGGTGCCGACGGAGGACAAGTTCCTCACGTCGCGTTCGCAGATGATGGACCAGCTCGCGATGATGCTCGGAGGTCGCGCCGCGGAGGAGCTCGTCTTCCACGAGCCCACCACCGGCGCGGGCAACGACATCGACAAGGCCACCAGCCTGGCCCGCAACATGGTGACCGAGTACGGCATGAGCGAGCGCCTGGGCGCCCGCAAGTTCGGCTCCGGCAACACCGAACCCTTCCTGGGCCGGGAGATGTCGCACGCCCGCGAGTACTCCGAGGAGATCGCCTCCATCATCGACGAGGAGGTGCGCCGCCTCATCGAGTCCGCGCACGACGAGGCCTACGAGGTCCTCGTCGAGTACCGGGACGTCCTGGACGACCTGGTCGTGGCGCTGCTGGAGAAGGAGACCCTGTCCAAGGCCCAGGTGCTGGAGATCTTCGCGCCGGTGGTCAAGCGACCCTCCCGCGGCTCCTACACGGGGTACGGCAAGCGCCAGCCCTCGGAGCGGCCCCCGGTGCGCTCCAAGAAGGAGCTGGCCGTGCTCAACGGCGCCGAGGTCCCGGGCGCCGACGCGGTGCAGGGCTCCACTGACGTCCAGGACCCCCAGGCGGTCCGGGGCTCCTCG from Nocardiopsis dassonvillei subsp. dassonvillei DSM 43111 encodes:
- the ftsH gene encoding ATP-dependent zinc metalloprotease FtsH, translating into MNLKRFFRGPWIWILAVGLMLIIGFRVFDVGGGPQPTETDISTVHQLIERDEVDNAEIVDRDQRIVLTTVDDEIYEAYWVEGQGLQLAEMLQTSLDSEGSNLESYEVSVATTPVWTTALFSLLPLVIIIVIFWFIFSQMQGGGSRVMNFGKSKAKLITKDTPKNTFADVAGADEAIEELHEIKEFLQNPAKFQAMGAKIPKGVLLMGPPGTGKTLLARAVAGEAGVPFYSISGSDFVEMFVGVGASRVRDLFEQAKANAPAIIFIDEIDAVGRHRGAGMGGGHDEREQTLNQMLVEMDGFDVKGGVILIAATNRPDILDPALLRPGRFDRQVVVDRPDMDGRRDILKVHAKGKPMADDVDFNVIARQTAGMTGADLANVINEGALLSARADRNVITHAVLEEAIERVMAGPERKTRVMSDREKKVIAYHEGGHALVGHALPNSDPVHKITILPRGRALGYTMSVPTEDKFLTSRSQMMDQLAMMLGGRAAEELVFHEPTTGAGNDIDKATSLARNMVTEYGMSERLGARKFGSGNTEPFLGREMSHAREYSEEIASIIDEEVRRLIESAHDEAYEVLVEYRDVLDDLVVALLEKETLSKAQVLEIFAPVVKRPSRGSYTGYGKRQPSERPPVRSKKELAVLNGAEVPGADAVQGSTDVQDPQAVRGSSTNGQLPGPSDRGEEESS